In a genomic window of Saccharothrix sp. HUAS TT1:
- a CDS encoding N-acetylmuramoyl-L-alanine amidase, with the protein MALCPFAVHRLIPESYQQNRITPRLVILHTAVSGAESLEGYWNSPGIVLESHFYVSQHGVIYQYVDTNVRADANVNANDFAVSIETWDGGNPNVPWTDAQVNALVRLVAWICDAHGIPKRLANGAYGNGIGWHNLYAYEWAGGPRACPGPLRIPQARDVIIPRVAGGQVPAPGPSPSPATEFPLPSGHYFGDISGPDESHGGYTPGERVWVRQVQQALQRAGKAPSHSGWADGVWEQPTTDAMRSWQASAGRPQTGRAYKDDWDRLVLGRGSSPAPGPAPSPSAPAWPLPRNEYFGLITGPAQSHGGYYPHERPHIVRIQQALQRKGFAPAYAGWADGIYEQPTANAVAAWQRAHMPGTTRYGEVWWDDWAKLLA; encoded by the coding sequence ATGGCTCTATGCCCTTTTGCCGTCCATCGGCTGATCCCCGAGTCGTACCAACAGAACCGAATCACTCCGCGGCTCGTCATCCTTCATACCGCCGTGTCCGGCGCAGAGTCCCTTGAGGGCTATTGGAATTCGCCGGGCATCGTGCTTGAGTCTCACTTCTATGTGAGCCAGCACGGTGTGATCTACCAGTACGTTGATACCAACGTCCGTGCCGATGCCAATGTCAACGCGAACGATTTTGCGGTAAGCATCGAGACCTGGGACGGCGGCAACCCGAACGTTCCGTGGACCGATGCTCAGGTCAACGCCCTCGTTCGTCTGGTGGCGTGGATCTGCGATGCCCACGGCATCCCCAAGCGACTCGCCAACGGCGCGTACGGCAACGGCATCGGCTGGCACAATCTTTACGCGTACGAATGGGCCGGCGGACCTCGTGCCTGCCCTGGTCCCCTACGCATCCCCCAGGCGCGGGACGTGATCATTCCACGCGTCGCGGGCGGGCAGGTGCCCGCCCCTGGTCCGTCGCCTTCGCCGGCCACAGAGTTCCCTCTCCCCTCGGGGCACTACTTCGGGGACATCAGCGGCCCCGACGAGTCCCACGGCGGCTACACCCCGGGCGAACGAGTCTGGGTCCGCCAGGTTCAGCAAGCGCTTCAGCGAGCCGGCAAGGCACCCTCCCACTCGGGTTGGGCTGACGGAGTGTGGGAGCAGCCCACCACGGACGCTATGCGCTCCTGGCAGGCTTCGGCGGGCCGACCTCAGACCGGCCGCGCGTATAAGGACGACTGGGACCGCTTGGTTCTCGGCCGCGGGTCTTCTCCTGCGCCTGGTCCAGCTCCGTCACCGAGTGCGCCGGCTTGGCCGCTTCCCAGGAACGAGTACTTCGGTCTGATCACCGGGCCTGCCCAGAGCCACGGGGGCTACTACCCCCACGAACGCCCTCACATCGTTCGTATCCAGCAGGCCCTACAGCGAAAGGGCTTCGCGCCCGCCTACGCGGGCTGGGCGGACGGGATCTACGAGCAGCCCACGGCCAACGCGGTCGCCGCATGGCAGCGCGCCCACATGCCAGGCACCACCAGGTACGGCGAAGTCTGGTGGGACGACTGGGCTAAGCTCCTGGCGTAG
- a CDS encoding Gp19/Gp15/Gp42 family protein translates to MAYATVEDVEARLGRDLDESESQIVTVRLNDVELLLKSRLPDLDARIADGVLDEDVVKMVEADAILRLIKNPDGFRSETDGNYSYQIDERVASGRLDIMAREWTLLGVKSGAYTVRPYLKPYGPLSFHPWEDATTPFDQLPAWDGELGPEWTEFRT, encoded by the coding sequence ATGGCCTACGCAACCGTTGAGGATGTGGAGGCCCGACTAGGGCGCGACCTGGACGAGTCCGAAAGTCAGATCGTCACAGTTCGCCTTAACGATGTCGAACTCCTCCTCAAGTCCAGACTTCCCGATCTTGACGCCAGGATCGCAGACGGCGTGCTTGACGAGGATGTCGTGAAGATGGTCGAAGCCGATGCAATCCTGCGGCTGATCAAGAACCCGGACGGGTTCCGTTCCGAGACGGACGGCAACTACAGCTATCAGATTGACGAGCGGGTTGCCTCCGGTCGGCTCGACATCATGGCCCGTGAGTGGACGCTTCTCGGCGTTAAGTCGGGGGCCTACACGGTGCGCCCCTACCTCAAGCCCTACGGGCCTCTGTCCTTCCACCCGTGGGAAGACGCCACAACCCCTTTTGACCAACTCCCTGCCTGGGACGGCGAGCTAGGGCCTGAATGGACGGAGTTCCGTACATGA
- a CDS encoding phage tail assembly protein, whose protein sequence is MSEVFTLEALEAELDRRYGPLVFEANSERFELRPLLRCPRDERDSVTAALKSLEDVDEADVSEDEIVDAMSYVLRTVTANGRGDKLVQALGDDLLRYQVLFEKWTEKTQAGEA, encoded by the coding sequence ATGTCCGAAGTTTTTACCCTCGAAGCCCTTGAGGCCGAGCTTGACAGGCGATACGGCCCGCTGGTTTTCGAAGCGAACAGCGAGCGCTTCGAGCTACGCCCGCTACTGCGCTGCCCGCGTGACGAGCGGGACTCCGTCACCGCCGCACTGAAGTCCCTTGAGGACGTAGACGAGGCCGACGTAAGCGAAGACGAAATCGTTGACGCGATGTCATACGTCCTGCGCACCGTGACCGCAAACGGCCGCGGAGACAAGCTCGTTCAAGCCCTCGGTGACGACCTTCTTCGATACCAGGTGCTCTTCGAGAAGTGGACGGAGAAGACCCAGGCGGGGGAAGCGTAG
- a CDS encoding phage portal protein, translating into MTTAYDKDVTDLTNLLNTQQPALQENQDYYEAEYRLKALGLATPPEMRHLTAAIGYCRIYLDAIDERLDVEGFRSGDEAEADERLWDWWQANALDEEAPLGHLESMIHGVSYITVSVPDENDEDLDPTIPLIRVESPFHFVGTLDQRTRQIRRALRLYRSPESPQEDRVTLLLPDETVYLGRSQRPNAEWSVISSNKHNLGRPLVSPLINRERLSEPFGKSEMTPELRSATDAASRIMMNLQAAAELMAVPQRVLFGVAAEEFTNDPENPGAQLEAYYARMLAFEDSNGKIAQYSAADLRNFVEALQELAKQVASYTGLPPQYLSFSSENPASAEAIKSAESRLVKKSERKARMFGGAWERAMRLGMLAMDGSVPSDAYKLETVWRDPSTPTFAAKADGVAKLHAAHIIPTEQARIEMGYTDIQREQMREWEKDDPMSQLNAILAGGAGPGGPGGAPGGGAASGGSQQKKAPAK; encoded by the coding sequence ATGACCACTGCCTACGACAAGGACGTCACGGACCTCACGAACCTTCTGAACACGCAGCAGCCCGCGCTTCAGGAAAACCAGGATTACTACGAGGCCGAATACCGACTCAAAGCCCTGGGGCTAGCTACCCCGCCGGAGATGCGGCATCTCACCGCCGCGATCGGCTACTGCCGAATCTACCTGGACGCGATTGACGAACGTCTAGACGTGGAAGGTTTCCGCTCGGGCGACGAGGCAGAGGCCGACGAACGTCTCTGGGATTGGTGGCAGGCAAACGCCCTGGACGAAGAGGCTCCGCTCGGACATCTCGAATCCATGATTCACGGCGTTTCGTACATCACCGTGTCGGTCCCCGACGAGAACGACGAAGACCTAGACCCGACGATTCCATTGATCAGAGTCGAATCGCCCTTCCACTTTGTCGGCACGCTCGACCAGCGTACCCGCCAGATCCGTCGTGCGCTGAGGCTCTACCGTTCCCCGGAGAGCCCACAGGAAGACCGAGTGACACTCCTGCTTCCCGACGAGACGGTTTATCTCGGAAGGTCGCAGCGTCCGAACGCCGAGTGGTCGGTTATCAGCTCGAACAAGCACAACCTCGGACGCCCATTGGTGAGCCCACTCATCAACCGTGAGCGACTTTCCGAGCCGTTCGGCAAGAGCGAGATGACTCCGGAGCTTCGGAGCGCCACCGACGCGGCGAGCCGAATCATGATGAACCTCCAGGCAGCGGCCGAACTCATGGCCGTACCGCAGCGCGTTCTATTCGGCGTTGCGGCTGAAGAGTTCACCAACGATCCGGAAAACCCAGGCGCTCAGCTAGAGGCGTACTACGCCCGAATGTTGGCTTTCGAGGACTCGAACGGCAAGATCGCTCAGTACTCCGCGGCCGATCTCCGCAACTTCGTTGAGGCTCTTCAGGAACTCGCGAAGCAAGTTGCCTCGTACACCGGGCTTCCTCCCCAGTACCTTTCGTTCTCCTCCGAGAACCCCGCTTCGGCTGAGGCGATCAAGAGCGCCGAATCGCGCCTGGTCAAGAAAAGCGAGCGCAAAGCGCGGATGTTCGGCGGCGCGTGGGAACGCGCAATGCGTCTCGGAATGCTCGCTATGGACGGTTCGGTTCCATCGGACGCCTACAAGCTTGAAACGGTATGGCGCGACCCAAGCACGCCGACGTTTGCCGCGAAGGCCGATGGAGTCGCGAAGTTGCACGCCGCTCACATCATCCCGACCGAGCAGGCCCGCATCGAAATGGGCTATACCGACATCCAGCGTGAGCAGATGCGCGAGTGGGAGAAGGACGACCCCATGAGCCAGCTCAACGCGATCCTCGCGGGTGGGGCCGGTCCTGGCGGTCCGGGCGGTGCGCCTGGCGGTGGAGCTGCCTCGGGCGGAAGCCAGCAGAAGAAGGCCCCGGCGAAGTGA
- a CDS encoding terminase TerL endonuclease subunit, translated as MVDNDDDLEPAPSYVIGPTWQRRKSGGWHLPKKTLGDVIVNWMFKYLVQPSGPRAGQPFLVTDEQFRFLLWWYAVDEHSGRFVYRNGLLRRLKGWGKDPIAAAMAVVELCGPVQFSHWDANGNAVGKPKAAAWVQIAAVSQDQTRNTFMLFPAMIAKHTRTEFGLDIHKTIIYSAAGGIIEAVTSSPLSLEGKRPTFVIKNETQWWQENNSGHEMANVIAGNVTKGAYGICRSLSICNAHRPGEESDAERDWDAYLAVQAGEAVDVGFLYDSIEAPPDTPVGELADLVEDEEAYDWALERLRQGLLVARGDAEWLDVDTIIESILDVRNDVTESRRKFLNQVNAAEDAWVSPREWDACQYSKLRPLEKGDRITLGFDGSKSEDWTALVAVRVEDAAVFPIKVWNPEKYNGEVPRTDVNDTVDWVFGRFDVVAFRADVREFESYVDAWGAKYGKKLKVKATAKHPIAYDMRSNIKNFTLECERFQDAVVEREIVHGGSVVLKRHVTNAVRRPNNFGISISKATKNSSRKIDAAVCAVLAFGARQEFLMSKNNRGRGVVIVR; from the coding sequence GTGGTCGATAACGACGACGACCTAGAGCCCGCACCGAGCTACGTAATCGGCCCGACCTGGCAACGCCGGAAGTCGGGCGGTTGGCATCTACCCAAGAAGACCTTGGGCGACGTAATCGTGAACTGGATGTTCAAATACCTCGTCCAGCCTAGCGGGCCTCGGGCGGGTCAGCCGTTTCTCGTAACAGACGAGCAGTTTCGTTTCTTGCTGTGGTGGTACGCGGTCGATGAGCACTCCGGTCGCTTCGTCTACCGCAATGGGCTACTGCGTCGCCTTAAGGGATGGGGGAAAGACCCGATTGCCGCAGCAATGGCGGTAGTCGAGCTTTGCGGACCCGTGCAATTTAGCCACTGGGATGCCAACGGGAATGCCGTAGGGAAACCCAAAGCGGCTGCCTGGGTCCAGATCGCAGCAGTGTCCCAGGACCAGACCCGCAACACGTTCATGCTGTTTCCCGCGATGATCGCCAAGCACACGCGGACCGAATTCGGTTTGGACATCCACAAGACCATCATTTATTCCGCCGCAGGCGGGATCATCGAGGCCGTTACCTCGTCTCCGCTCTCCTTGGAGGGCAAGCGCCCGACATTCGTCATCAAGAACGAAACTCAATGGTGGCAGGAGAACAACTCGGGTCACGAGATGGCTAACGTAATCGCGGGTAACGTCACCAAGGGTGCTTACGGCATCTGCCGGTCGCTATCCATCTGCAACGCTCACAGGCCCGGCGAGGAATCCGACGCTGAACGGGACTGGGACGCTTACCTAGCCGTCCAGGCGGGCGAAGCCGTCGATGTCGGTTTTCTCTACGATTCGATTGAGGCCCCGCCCGACACACCCGTTGGTGAGCTTGCCGACCTGGTGGAGGACGAAGAGGCGTACGACTGGGCACTTGAGCGCCTACGTCAGGGACTCCTGGTAGCTCGTGGTGACGCTGAATGGCTCGACGTTGACACCATCATCGAGTCGATTCTTGACGTTCGGAACGATGTCACCGAGTCGCGCCGGAAGTTCTTGAACCAGGTCAACGCGGCGGAAGACGCCTGGGTGTCGCCTCGTGAATGGGACGCCTGCCAGTACTCCAAGCTTCGTCCGCTCGAAAAGGGTGACAGGATCACCCTCGGTTTCGACGGCTCAAAGTCGGAAGACTGGACTGCTCTTGTGGCGGTTCGCGTCGAAGACGCAGCGGTTTTCCCCATCAAGGTCTGGAATCCCGAGAAGTACAACGGTGAAGTGCCGCGGACCGATGTCAACGACACGGTCGATTGGGTCTTCGGCAGGTTCGACGTTGTCGCGTTCCGTGCGGACGTGCGTGAGTTTGAGAGCTACGTCGATGCCTGGGGCGCTAAGTACGGCAAGAAGCTCAAGGTAAAGGCGACAGCCAAGCACCCAATCGCGTACGACATGCGATCGAACATCAAGAACTTCACGCTTGAGTGCGAGCGGTTCCAAGACGCGGTCGTTGAGCGCGAAATCGTGCACGGCGGCTCTGTAGTTCTCAAGCGTCACGTCACCAATGCCGTGCGGCGGCCGAACAACTTCGGTATCTCGATCAGCAAGGCAACCAAGAACTCTTCCCGGAAGATCGACGCCGCTGTCTGCGCCGTCCTTGCGTTCGGTGCGAGACAGGAATTTCTGATGTCCAAGAACAACCGTGGCCGTGGGGTGGTGATCGTTCGATGA
- a CDS encoding glycosyltransferase — translation MRGHLRGVPAFRRSPPMRVAVFVHFYVPHRCAGSETMLHAMVKALQAQGHEVLVIATVLPEAPPSYTYEGVPVFATNLVYGQQILADWRPDVIVTHHDNTVRAARIARKFKIPFAFLMHNDLAGTPGMLDLGPDLVVFNTEWMRDKFAERAPNNLVVHPPVFAEQHRTVPGYAVTLVNLNRNKGADLFYDLARRMPDQRFLGVVGGHGEQVVRRDLPNVVIQDHTDRMREQVWCRTRVLLMPSVYESYGMAGVEALASGIPVIAHPTPGLLESQGPRGIFVDRDDPDAWEVALRVLSAPGIYERARLSALERSAELDPRPELTAWVAAIERLTP, via the coding sequence ATGCGGGGACACCTTCGTGGTGTCCCCGCATTTCGCAGGAGTCCACCAATGCGAGTAGCTGTCTTCGTTCACTTCTACGTGCCGCACAGGTGTGCCGGCTCCGAAACCATGCTTCACGCGATGGTCAAGGCGCTGCAAGCACAGGGCCACGAAGTCCTAGTCATTGCCACGGTGCTCCCTGAAGCACCGCCGAGCTACACCTACGAAGGCGTGCCTGTCTTCGCCACGAACCTGGTCTACGGACAACAGATCCTTGCGGACTGGCGTCCCGACGTGATCGTGACCCACCACGACAACACGGTCAGGGCCGCCCGGATCGCACGCAAATTCAAGATCCCCTTTGCCTTCCTCATGCACAACGACCTGGCCGGAACCCCCGGGATGCTCGACCTCGGCCCGGACCTCGTGGTCTTCAACACCGAGTGGATGCGGGACAAGTTCGCGGAGCGAGCGCCGAACAACCTCGTAGTCCACCCCCCTGTCTTCGCGGAGCAGCACCGCACGGTGCCGGGCTACGCAGTGACCCTGGTCAACCTCAACCGGAACAAGGGAGCAGACCTCTTCTACGACCTGGCCCGCCGGATGCCCGATCAGCGCTTCCTAGGCGTCGTCGGGGGCCACGGTGAACAGGTCGTGCGTCGAGACCTCCCCAACGTCGTCATCCAGGACCACACGGACCGGATGCGGGAACAGGTGTGGTGTCGAACCCGCGTGCTCCTCATGCCCTCCGTCTACGAGTCGTACGGCATGGCGGGGGTCGAAGCCCTCGCCTCAGGCATCCCAGTCATCGCACACCCGACGCCCGGACTCCTGGAGTCACAAGGGCCTCGGGGGATCTTCGTGGATAGGGACGACCCAGACGCCTGGGAGGTCGCTCTCCGGGTGCTCAGCGCCCCGGGGATCTACGAGCGGGCGCGTCTCAGCGCCCTTGAGCGATCAGCAGAACTAGACCCGCGGCCTGAGTTGACCGCCTGGGTCGCAGCAATCGAGAGGTTGACGCCGTGA
- a CDS encoding DUF5403 family protein — protein MANRVQLIGQKAMNKVISQRPEVLDAVKDAAEKIRAKAQRLLLPHRITGDHKIEMEKNLKEKYGFLDYEISLVGDAAAPLEFGHLHNVSGRWVNGLYIIHRASGLIP, from the coding sequence ATGGCTAACCGAGTACAGCTCATCGGCCAGAAGGCAATGAACAAGGTCATCTCACAGCGCCCTGAAGTCCTGGATGCCGTGAAGGACGCCGCAGAGAAGATCCGCGCAAAGGCGCAGCGGCTTCTGCTGCCACACCGGATCACCGGTGATCACAAGATCGAGATGGAGAAGAACCTCAAGGAGAAGTACGGCTTCCTTGACTACGAGATTTCTCTAGTCGGAGACGCCGCGGCTCCGTTGGAGTTCGGCCACCTCCATAACGTATCGGGTCGCTGGGTCAACGGCCTATACATCATTCACCGCGCATCGGGGCTGATCCCGTAG
- a CDS encoding phage major capsid protein has product MAQINELAPNTSTKHQGRLAYVPDDLLPKTIVGPIFDKAQEASLVLRLGERIPVGYGETVIPTQTARPEVGQVGTGTSNAQREGGLKPLSGTAWDTKSFSPIKLATIVTVSEEFARTNPQGFYTKLQNDLAFAIARGIDLAVFHGKQPLSGGALQGIDTDNVLVNTSNVVNLDAVTDNNLYDELITGYQMVSDVHDFSGWTVDTRFRARLIREGAERDANGNLQNPSQINFNSTVGNILGFPAYYGKAVKGDLGAATASTVQMIGGDFSQLRWGFADEVRYKVTDQATLTDGVNTISMWQTNQVAILVECTFGWVVGDLDAFVKFTNPSGS; this is encoded by the coding sequence ATGGCTCAGATCAATGAGCTTGCCCCGAATACCTCTACGAAGCACCAGGGCCGTCTAGCCTACGTCCCTGATGACCTCCTGCCCAAGACCATTGTCGGCCCCATTTTCGACAAGGCGCAGGAAGCTTCGCTGGTACTTCGCCTGGGCGAGCGAATCCCAGTCGGTTACGGCGAGACCGTAATCCCAACCCAGACCGCGCGTCCCGAGGTCGGACAGGTCGGTACCGGCACCTCTAACGCTCAGCGTGAAGGTGGACTCAAGCCGCTTTCCGGTACCGCGTGGGACACCAAGTCCTTCTCTCCGATCAAGCTCGCGACCATCGTGACGGTATCGGAGGAGTTCGCGCGTACCAACCCGCAGGGCTTCTACACGAAGCTTCAGAATGACCTGGCCTTCGCGATTGCGCGAGGTATTGACCTGGCCGTTTTCCACGGTAAGCAGCCGCTCAGCGGCGGTGCCCTCCAGGGCATCGACACGGACAACGTCCTGGTGAATACCTCGAATGTCGTGAACCTTGACGCGGTCACCGACAACAACCTGTACGACGAGCTGATCACCGGTTACCAGATGGTTTCCGATGTGCACGACTTCTCGGGTTGGACCGTGGACACCCGTTTCCGTGCTCGCCTCATCCGTGAGGGTGCCGAGCGTGACGCGAACGGCAACCTCCAGAACCCATCGCAGATCAACTTCAACTCCACCGTGGGTAACATCCTCGGCTTCCCTGCCTACTACGGCAAGGCCGTCAAGGGTGACCTTGGCGCGGCTACCGCGTCCACGGTGCAGATGATCGGCGGCGACTTCTCCCAGCTCCGTTGGGGCTTTGCGGACGAGGTTCGGTACAAGGTAACCGACCAGGCCACGCTGACCGATGGTGTGAACACCATCAGCATGTGGCAGACCAACCAGGTTGCGATTCTGGTTGAGTGCACTTTTGGCTGGGTCGTGGGTGATCTGGACGCATTCGTCAAGTTCACCAACCCATCTGGCAGCTAA